From Selenomonas ruminantium AC2024, a single genomic window includes:
- a CDS encoding beta-class carbonic anhydrase, with amino-acid sequence MTILDTMLAANAEFCAHPPADYTLEDLKKSKLPQKQVALITCMDTRLVNFLEPALGIGRGEAKVIKTAGNGITGVFDGTIRSLLVCIYELGVKEIIVIGHHECGMANTTSESLIKSMVERGISKEAIHMIKKELTEWADEFHHPEQNVIDTVERIRLNPLIPVDVPIHGLIFHPRTGKVDVVMNGYT; translated from the coding sequence ATGACCATTCTCGATACCATGCTGGCGGCCAATGCAGAATTCTGCGCCCATCCGCCCGCTGACTACACCCTTGAAGATTTGAAAAAAAGCAAGCTGCCCCAAAAGCAGGTGGCCTTGATTACCTGCATGGACACCCGCCTAGTGAATTTTCTGGAACCAGCTCTAGGCATTGGCCGCGGGGAAGCCAAGGTAATAAAAACCGCCGGCAATGGCATTACCGGCGTATTTGATGGCACCATTCGGAGCCTGCTCGTATGTATTTATGAACTGGGCGTCAAGGAGATTATCGTCATCGGCCATCACGAATGCGGCATGGCCAACACCACTTCGGAAAGCCTCATAAAATCCATGGTGGAACGAGGCATTTCGAAAGAAGCTATCCATATGATAAAGAAGGAACTCACAGAATGGGCGGATGAATTCCACCATCCCGAGCAAAATGTCATCGATACGGTAGAACGCATCCGCCTTAATCCACTGATTCCCGTTGATGTGCCCATTCACGGCCTGATTTTCCACCCACGCACTGGGAAGGTGGATGTGGTCATGAACGGCTATACCTGA
- a CDS encoding YhdT family protein, translating into MTDWEKYQQIRREAAFTGLALLVLILFWCWAGFGLAGVDMEIGGLPLWAVTSSIGVWFFAIVLVKILLKFVFRDMPLEDGGKEGSDHE; encoded by the coding sequence ATGACAGATTGGGAAAAGTATCAGCAAATTCGCCGGGAAGCCGCGTTTACGGGGCTGGCACTGCTGGTACTTATTTTATTTTGGTGCTGGGCAGGCTTTGGCCTGGCTGGCGTAGATATGGAGATTGGCGGTCTGCCTCTCTGGGCAGTAACCTCCAGTATTGGCGTATGGTTTTTTGCCATTGTGCTGGTGAAAATCTTGCTGAAATTCGTCTTTAGGGATATGCCCTTGGAAGATGGCGGAAAGGAGGGCTCTGACCATGAGTAA
- a CDS encoding DeoR/GlpR family DNA-binding transcription regulator: MLTEERYATILRILEEKKAVTVLDLTRALNASESTVRRDLTALHKNGRLYKVYGGATSIDNNYSSAEEDMKTKNDLFPEEKIAIARKAAGLIKQKDFVYIDAGSTTLHLIDFLTETSAVFVTNGMQHAAKLAAKGFKVFIIGGAVKAVTEAVIGTEALESLTCYNFTKGFFGTNGISPKSGFSTPDADEGTIKSAALARCKHAYVLADQSKFNKISPITFANISSATIITGRLEDKKYRDYTTVLEGE; this comes from the coding sequence ATGCTGACGGAAGAGCGTTATGCTACAATTCTGCGCATCCTTGAGGAAAAAAAGGCTGTTACCGTCCTTGACCTCACCCGTGCCCTGAACGCATCTGAATCCACAGTGCGCAGGGATTTGACCGCCCTGCACAAGAATGGGCGTCTCTACAAGGTGTACGGCGGGGCCACTTCCATCGACAACAACTACAGCAGTGCCGAGGAAGACATGAAAACCAAGAACGATTTATTCCCTGAGGAAAAAATCGCCATCGCCCGCAAGGCTGCCGGACTCATCAAGCAGAAGGATTTTGTCTATATTGATGCGGGTTCCACCACCTTGCATTTAATTGATTTTTTGACGGAAACCAGTGCCGTATTCGTCACCAACGGTATGCAGCATGCTGCCAAGCTGGCTGCCAAAGGCTTTAAGGTCTTCATTATCGGCGGTGCTGTCAAAGCCGTTACAGAAGCGGTTATCGGCACAGAAGCCCTGGAAAGCCTCACGTGCTACAATTTTACCAAGGGTTTCTTCGGTACCAACGGCATCAGCCCCAAGTCCGGTTTTTCTACGCCGGATGCAGATGAAGGCACCATCAAGAGCGCTGCTCTGGCTCGCTGCAAGCATGCTTACGTTTTGGCTGACCAGTCAAAATTCAACAAGATTTCCCCTATCACCTTTGCCAATATCTCCAGTGCTACCATTATTACAGGTCGGCTGGAAGATAAAAAATACCGTGATTATACCACTGTTCTTGAAGGAGAGTAA
- a CDS encoding AzlD domain-containing protein → MNHDIYIYLFVMSAVTLAIRILPVTLIRRPIKNQFLRSFLFYVPYVTLAVMTFPAIMDATRSPYAGLLALIIGIGLAWKGFSLFKVAATCCIVVFGVELVLL, encoded by the coding sequence ATGAACCACGATATCTACATCTATCTGTTCGTAATGAGCGCTGTAACGCTCGCCATCCGCATCCTGCCCGTCACGCTTATAAGACGGCCCATCAAAAACCAGTTTCTACGCTCCTTCCTTTTCTATGTTCCTTATGTGACCCTTGCCGTCATGACCTTCCCCGCCATCATGGATGCCACCCGCAGTCCCTACGCAGGACTTTTAGCCCTCATTATCGGCATTGGCCTGGCCTGGAAAGGCTTCAGCCTGTTCAAAGTAGCCGCCACCTGCTGTATCGTTGTGTTCGGCGTTGAACTGGTCTTATTATAA
- the panF gene encoding sodium/pantothenate symporter: MSNGGNPAALLPLLIFMAVMIGIGFYVRQVQARGFGRNFVQQYFIGNHDLGGFVLAMTTVATYSSVSSFVGGPGMAWQIGFGWIYMAVVQVTAIFLVLGIFGKRVALLSRKFDAVTVVDIIRERFQSDGLASLAAFIIVLFFCATMTAQFVGGAKLFAAVTGYSYEMGLLLFGLAVVVYTTVGGFRAVALTDTCCALIMMVGIVLLLYYVLAAGGGYENLMANLHSNHPEMFEPLSNGHMPVGLYLTQWILVGICTIALPQSVVRGISYKDTASLHKAMLIGTVVVGFMNIGINFTGILAHGVLTGDLASYGGVDNIIPRTIVTVMPPALVGLAIIGPLAASISTISGLLIVASSAIIKDVYLHHQHKQGKEPGTKQLRLLSMLATAVIGVVVFVIALTPPSLIWIINMFAFGGLETAFFWMLLLGLFWRRANKLGALLSMSGGTVVYCLTQGMGFKVMGLHQITIGITASLLFFLIGTYLGKPQDEKVLAEFFPHREN; the protein is encoded by the coding sequence ATGAGTAATGGCGGCAATCCGGCAGCGCTTCTGCCCCTGCTTATCTTTATGGCCGTGATGATTGGCATTGGCTTCTACGTACGGCAGGTACAGGCCCGAGGTTTTGGCAGGAATTTTGTTCAGCAGTATTTTATCGGCAACCATGATTTGGGTGGCTTTGTGCTGGCTATGACTACCGTGGCCACATATAGCTCTGTAAGTTCTTTCGTGGGCGGGCCGGGCATGGCCTGGCAGATTGGCTTTGGTTGGATTTACATGGCAGTGGTGCAGGTTACGGCCATCTTCCTCGTGCTGGGTATATTCGGCAAACGGGTGGCCCTGTTGTCCCGCAAGTTCGATGCGGTGACGGTAGTCGATATTATCCGTGAGCGCTTCCAGTCGGACGGATTGGCAAGTTTGGCGGCCTTCATCATCGTGCTGTTCTTCTGTGCAACCATGACGGCGCAGTTCGTGGGTGGTGCCAAGCTCTTTGCGGCGGTGACGGGTTACAGTTATGAGATGGGCCTGCTGCTCTTTGGTCTGGCCGTGGTGGTCTACACCACTGTGGGCGGCTTCCGGGCTGTGGCGCTGACCGATACCTGCTGTGCCCTGATTATGATGGTGGGCATTGTATTGTTGCTTTACTATGTGCTGGCGGCAGGGGGCGGCTATGAAAATCTTATGGCCAATCTCCATAGCAATCACCCGGAAATGTTTGAACCCTTATCCAATGGCCATATGCCTGTCGGGCTTTATCTGACCCAGTGGATATTGGTAGGTATTTGCACCATTGCCCTGCCGCAGTCGGTGGTGCGGGGTATCAGTTACAAGGATACGGCCAGCCTGCACAAGGCCATGCTGATTGGTACGGTGGTCGTGGGCTTTATGAATATCGGCATCAACTTTACGGGCATTCTGGCACATGGCGTGCTTACCGGGGATTTGGCCTCCTATGGCGGTGTGGATAATATCATCCCTAGGACTATCGTCACGGTTATGCCGCCGGCTTTGGTGGGACTGGCCATTATCGGCCCGTTGGCGGCATCCATTTCGACCATTTCCGGCCTCTTGATTGTGGCTTCTTCGGCCATTATCAAGGATGTGTATTTGCATCATCAGCATAAGCAAGGCAAAGAGCCGGGCACGAAACAGTTGCGTCTGCTCTCCATGCTGGCAACCGCCGTTATCGGCGTGGTGGTGTTTGTCATTGCGCTGACGCCGCCGAGCCTTATCTGGATTATCAATATGTTTGCCTTTGGCGGTTTGGAAACGGCCTTTTTCTGGATGCTTTTGCTGGGCCTGTTCTGGCGGCGGGCTAATAAGCTCGGCGCACTGCTTTCTATGAGCGGCGGTACGGTGGTTTACTGCCTGACGCAGGGTATGGGCTTCAAGGTTATGGGCCTGCATCAGATTACCATCGGCATTACGGCGTCGCTCTTGTTCTTCCTGATTGGCACTTATCTGGGCAAGCCGCAGGACGAGAAGGTTTTGGCAGAGTTTTTCCCTCATAGGGAGAATTAA
- a CDS encoding YitT family protein produces MEEQAALNNEVKPKIGQNRTTSFYVKKYAMIFVGAVIAAFGLEEFLIPNNVIDGGIVGVSIMMETITGMSMGVFLVLLNIPFLFMGYKQIGKNFAIATLVAICFLAVWSEIFDPLEKVTDDPFLAAIFGGIIDGIGVGMIIRAGGSLDGTEIVAIIMDKKSVFSVGEVVMFINLFILSSAGLLYGWDKAMYSLVAYFVISKMIDVVIKGLDESYAVMIVTNEHEEITSALNDRLGRGVTLLHGAGGYTGESKEVLYCVVTRLEVDKLKEIVLDKDENAFVTINAVHDIVGGRFKKKSIH; encoded by the coding sequence ATGGAAGAACAGGCAGCCTTGAATAATGAAGTAAAACCTAAAATTGGCCAGAATCGCACGACGTCATTTTATGTGAAAAAATATGCCATGATTTTTGTCGGGGCGGTTATTGCGGCTTTTGGGCTGGAAGAATTTTTGATTCCCAACAACGTCATTGACGGCGGTATCGTGGGCGTTTCCATTATGATGGAAACCATCACGGGCATGAGCATGGGTGTTTTCTTGGTGCTCTTAAACATTCCCTTCCTCTTTATGGGGTACAAGCAGATTGGCAAGAACTTTGCCATTGCCACTTTGGTAGCCATCTGTTTTCTGGCCGTCTGGTCAGAGATATTTGACCCGTTGGAGAAGGTGACGGATGACCCCTTCCTGGCGGCTATCTTTGGCGGCATTATTGACGGTATCGGCGTGGGCATGATTATCCGGGCTGGCGGCAGTCTGGACGGTACGGAGATTGTGGCTATTATTATGGATAAGAAGTCCGTGTTCTCCGTGGGCGAAGTAGTTATGTTCATCAACCTCTTTATTCTGTCCAGCGCAGGACTGCTCTATGGATGGGATAAGGCTATGTACTCGCTGGTAGCATATTTCGTCATCTCCAAGATGATTGATGTGGTCATCAAGGGGCTGGATGAAAGCTACGCCGTGATGATTGTGACCAATGAGCATGAGGAAATCACTTCGGCCCTGAATGACCGCCTGGGCCGTGGCGTGACCCTGCTGCACGGTGCCGGTGGCTACACTGGGGAGAGCAAGGAAGTGCTTTACTGCGTGGTGACTCGTCTGGAAGTCGATAAGCTCAAGGAAATCGTACTCGACAAGGATGAAAATGCCTTTGTAACCATCAATGCCGTCCATGATATTGTGGGCGGGCGGTTCAAGAAAAAATCCATTCATTAA